From Chitinophagales bacterium, the proteins below share one genomic window:
- a CDS encoding DUF5606 domain-containing protein — protein MEFKDILSISGLPGLHSLISTKGNGIVVKSLEDGKTQFVSSRIHGISSLDNISVYRSQDETISLRNVLAEMHKQESTLPLPDPKSDPETLKNYFRQIIPDYDEERVHFSDMKKMIKWHQLLRQHDSIPSAEEPEIADTAEDKSGKEAEA, from the coding sequence ACATCCTGTCCATCAGTGGCCTTCCCGGCCTTCATTCATTAATTTCCACGAAGGGAAACGGCATTGTGGTAAAATCCCTGGAAGATGGCAAAACACAATTCGTTTCGTCGCGCATTCATGGTATTTCATCGCTTGATAACATATCCGTTTACAGGAGCCAGGACGAAACAATCAGCCTGAGAAATGTATTGGCTGAGATGCATAAGCAGGAAAGCACGCTGCCACTTCCCGACCCAAAATCAGATCCTGAAACGCTGAAAAACTATTTCAGGCAAATCATTCCCGATTATGATGAAGAAAGGGTGCACTTCAGTGATATGAAAAAGATGATTAAGTGGCACCAGTTGCTCAGGCAGCATGATTCCATTCCAAGTGCAGAAGAGCCGGAAATTGCTGATACCGCCGAAGATAAAAGCGGTAAGGAAGCAGAAGCGTGA
- the dnaN gene encoding DNA polymerase III subunit beta: protein MKFIVSSGSLLKQLQLIAGVVSSNTVLPILEDFLFDIRESKLTVFSTDLETSMSSSLDVEANEEGKIAIPAKLLMDILKTLPEQPLTFTINDDSLAIEITSDKGKYRLTGENGDDFPRIPVPEETKEIKLPSSVIANAIGKTLFAVGADDMRPAMTGVNFELSPEGITFVATDAHRLVRYKRLDAKAVKSTSFIVPKKALQLLGNALPAEETQVKISYNSSNAFFNFGYVKLICRLIDARYPDYMAVIPTENPNKLTINSGDLLSSLRRLVVLSNKTTHQATLKMSGSELSINTRDIDFSNEGNETLTCQYDGEDLEIAFNAKFVIDMIASMNEEEVQFEFSTPSRACIMTPVNKKDNEDLLMLVMPIMANS from the coding sequence ATGAAATTTATAGTGTCGTCAGGTTCATTGCTTAAACAATTGCAACTGATAGCAGGTGTGGTGAGTTCAAACACGGTGCTTCCGATTCTGGAAGATTTTCTTTTCGACATTAGGGAAAGCAAGCTGACGGTCTTTTCCACTGACCTGGAAACATCCATGAGTTCATCGCTTGATGTGGAAGCCAATGAAGAAGGAAAGATTGCCATTCCGGCCAAATTACTGATGGATATATTGAAGACACTTCCCGAGCAACCGCTGACTTTCACTATAAACGATGATAGCCTCGCCATTGAGATAACTTCCGATAAAGGAAAGTACAGGCTGACCGGCGAGAATGGCGATGATTTTCCCAGGATACCTGTTCCTGAAGAAACAAAGGAAATCAAATTGCCCTCATCAGTTATTGCCAATGCCATCGGTAAAACATTGTTTGCAGTAGGCGCCGATGATATGAGGCCTGCAATGACCGGTGTCAACTTCGAACTTTCGCCGGAAGGCATCACTTTCGTGGCAACGGATGCACACCGTTTGGTACGGTACAAGCGACTGGATGCAAAGGCAGTGAAATCAACGTCTTTCATTGTTCCGAAAAAAGCCCTGCAATTACTTGGGAATGCATTGCCTGCCGAAGAAACGCAGGTGAAGATCTCTTACAACAGCTCGAATGCCTTTTTTAATTTCGGTTATGTGAAACTTATCTGCCGCCTGATTGATGCACGTTATCCCGATTATATGGCTGTAATTCCGACGGAGAACCCTAATAAACTCACGATCAATTCCGGTGATCTGCTGAGTTCATTGCGCAGGTTGGTGGTATTGTCCAACAAAACAACACATCAGGCTACGTTGAAAATGAGCGGCAGTGAACTGAGTATCAACACGCGCGACATAGATTTTTCCAATGAAGGGAATGAAACACTTACCTGTCAGTATGATGGCGAAGACCTGGAGATTGCCTTCAATGCGAAATTTGTCATCGACATGATTGCTTCCATGAATGAGGAAGAGGTTCAGTTTGAATTTTCAACTCCTTCCCGTGCATGCATCATGACTCCGGTAAATAAAAAGGATAACGAAGACCTTTTGATGCTGGTAATGCCGATTATGGCCAACAGTTGA
- a CDS encoding amino acid permease: MNLNQLFRRKSVDYILKQVKAGESDADHVSLSKHLGVRDLTAFGIAAIIGAGVFSTIGNASFNGGPGVVLLFIFTAFACGFAAFAYAEFASLVPVSGSAYTYSYVAFGELVAWFIGWALIMEYAVGNVVVAVSWSDYFTGLLDKITIPFLGIQGIHVPEWASIDYLSAQSGFKAAAAEMAAGRGLHELNTAQQTAYLAWTQAPLLGSFHLIADLPAIAIVLLITALIYRGIKETRNASNIMVAIKLTIVLLVIAIGVFYVNTDNWNPFLPNGIVGVLSGVSAVFFAYIGFDAISTTAEECVNPERDLPKSIMYSIIICTILYVAIALVLTGMVSYDQLAVGDPLAFVFEKVNLNWISGVIAISAVVAMASVLLVFQMGQPRIWMSMSRDGLLPDKFATVHRRFKTPSFSTIVTMLVVVIPILVIPTNIVLDLTSMGTLFAFVLVCGGVLRMQIDPDAPKGKFKTPYINAKYILPILLAVSVYLVFTQATGWKNQMLDFSGWDVIASNFPMWLFVLLCFALSYFSFTHSLSLIPVLGLIFCFYMMAQIHYVSWIGFVIWLVIGLAIYFSYGFYHSRLHILGKQS; the protein is encoded by the coding sequence ATGAATCTGAATCAGCTCTTCCGGCGAAAATCTGTGGATTATATATTGAAACAAGTGAAGGCCGGAGAAAGCGATGCCGATCACGTCTCCTTATCAAAACATCTCGGCGTACGCGATCTCACTGCATTCGGTATTGCAGCCATCATTGGTGCCGGCGTTTTCAGCACAATCGGCAATGCAAGTTTTAACGGTGGCCCGGGCGTGGTGTTGTTATTTATTTTCACTGCTTTTGCCTGCGGATTTGCAGCTTTTGCCTATGCAGAATTCGCTTCACTCGTACCGGTGTCGGGCAGTGCATACACGTACTCTTATGTTGCTTTCGGTGAACTGGTAGCCTGGTTTATCGGATGGGCTTTAATTATGGAATATGCCGTTGGTAATGTGGTGGTGGCTGTATCATGGTCTGACTATTTCACCGGTCTCCTCGATAAGATAACCATTCCCTTTCTCGGCATTCAGGGCATTCACGTTCCCGAATGGGCAAGCATCGATTACCTTTCAGCGCAGAGTGGATTTAAAGCGGCAGCGGCGGAAATGGCTGCAGGCAGAGGCCTTCATGAGCTGAATACTGCGCAGCAGACAGCCTACCTCGCCTGGACACAAGCACCCTTACTGGGCAGCTTCCACCTGATTGCAGATCTGCCGGCAATAGCAATCGTTTTGCTGATCACTGCACTCATCTACCGTGGCATTAAAGAAACCCGTAACGCAAGTAACATTATGGTCGCCATCAAGCTCACCATCGTGCTGCTTGTGATTGCCATCGGTGTCTTTTATGTCAATACCGATAACTGGAACCCATTTCTGCCCAATGGCATTGTCGGTGTATTGTCCGGCGTTTCCGCAGTTTTTTTCGCCTATATTGGTTTTGATGCCATTTCTACAACGGCAGAAGAATGTGTGAACCCTGAGCGGGACCTGCCAAAGAGCATCATGTATTCCATCATCATCTGCACGATCCTGTATGTGGCCATAGCGCTGGTATTAACAGGCATGGTAAGTTACGATCAGCTGGCAGTGGGTGATCCGCTGGCTTTTGTTTTTGAAAAAGTAAACCTTAACTGGATATCCGGTGTAATTGCCATCAGTGCTGTTGTAGCGATGGCCAGCGTTTTGCTGGTGTTTCAGATGGGGCAACCCAGGATCTGGATGAGTATGAGCCGCGATGGTTTACTTCCTGATAAGTTCGCCACGGTGCACCGCAGGTTTAAAACACCCTCCTTCTCTACCATTGTAACCATGCTGGTAGTCGTGATACCAATACTGGTTATTCCAACCAATATCGTTTTGGATCTCACCTCTATGGGCACCTTATTTGCCTTTGTGCTCGTTTGCGGAGGCGTGCTGAGAATGCAAATTGATCCGGATGCACCTAAGGGCAAGTTTAAAACACCTTACATCAACGCGAAGTACATTTTGCCAATATTGCTGGCAGTGTCTGTGTACCTGGTATTCACGCAGGCCACCGGCTGGAAAAATCAGATGCTTGATTTTTCCGGGTGGGATGTTATTGCTTCCAATTTTCCCATGTGGCTCTTCGTGCTGCTTTGCTTCGCCCTGAGTTATTTCTCATTTACCCATAGCCTCTCCCTGATACCGGTGCTGGGTTTGATATTCTGTTTCTATATGATGGCGCAAATACATTATGTAAGCTGGATCGGCTTCGTGATATGGCTGGTGATAGGATTGGCTATCTACTTTTCTTATGGCTTTTATCACAGCCGGCTGCATATATTAGGTAAGCAAAGTTGA
- the rlmN gene encoding 23S rRNA (adenine(2503)-C(2))-methyltransferase RlmN — MIASAQKDFRTLSLADIKSYLENAGEKTFRARQIYEWLWQKGAGSFEEMTNLSKELRSKLNDDFVINSLSADEKQQSRDGTVKMRFKTYEGYFIEGVLIPATDRLTACVSSQVGCSLTCKFCATGKMGRKRNLNFDEIFDQVVLINREALSVHGRGLTNIVFMGMGEPLLNYAEVMKAVEKISSPEGLGMSPRRITVSTAGIAKMIRKLGDDEVRFRLALSLHAANDTKRNEIMPINETNDLESLIEALHYFATKTGNRISFEYILLDHFNDYVEDARQLAKICERIPARVNLIEYNKVENVPFRRAADDRAQHFCDFLNNHGVIATIRRSRGKDIDAACGQLANK, encoded by the coding sequence ATGATTGCGTCAGCACAAAAAGATTTCCGCACCCTGAGTTTAGCGGATATTAAGTCATATCTCGAAAATGCAGGCGAGAAAACTTTTCGCGCCAGACAAATCTATGAATGGCTCTGGCAGAAAGGAGCAGGGTCATTTGAGGAGATGACAAACCTCTCAAAAGAACTGCGCAGTAAACTGAACGATGATTTTGTGATCAACTCATTGTCAGCTGATGAAAAGCAACAGAGCAGAGACGGAACGGTGAAGATGCGCTTCAAAACTTATGAAGGTTATTTTATTGAAGGCGTGCTGATACCGGCTACTGACCGCCTCACAGCCTGTGTTTCTTCGCAGGTTGGTTGTTCACTCACCTGTAAGTTTTGTGCAACGGGCAAAATGGGACGTAAGCGCAATTTGAATTTTGATGAAATATTTGACCAGGTAGTGCTCATCAACAGGGAAGCATTATCGGTGCATGGCCGGGGCCTTACGAATATCGTTTTCATGGGCATGGGTGAACCCCTTTTAAATTACGCCGAGGTGATGAAAGCAGTGGAGAAGATATCATCGCCGGAAGGATTGGGCATGTCTCCCAGGAGAATTACTGTTTCAACAGCCGGTATTGCAAAGATGATCCGCAAATTAGGCGATGATGAGGTGCGTTTCCGGCTGGCGCTTTCGCTGCATGCTGCCAATGATACGAAACGCAACGAGATCATGCCGATTAATGAAACCAATGATCTTGAGTCACTCATTGAGGCGCTTCACTATTTCGCCACGAAAACGGGTAACCGCATTTCTTTTGAATATATATTACTCGATCATTTCAATGATTATGTGGAGGATGCACGTCAACTGGCGAAGATCTGTGAACGTATACCTGCCAGGGTAAACCTCATTGAATACAATAAGGTGGAAAATGTTCCATTCCGGCGCGCTGCTGACGACAGAGCGCAGCATTTCTGTGATTTTCTCAATAACCATGGTGTCATTGCCACTATCCGGCGAAGCAGGGGCAAAGACATTGATGCAGCCTGCGGGCAACTGGCAAATAAATAG
- a CDS encoding DUF853 domain-containing protein, with product MADQQKFAEELDASYQFSGAAITLGAGMIDGACMTNHLVKIPLKTINRHGLIAGATGTGKTKSLQLLAEGLSANGVPTLLMDIKGDLSGIAMAGSLNPRIEERSKKTGVAWSPASFPAELLSLTAQEGVRLRATASEFGPVLLAKILDLNETQQGVLAMIFKYCDDKKLPLLDLEDLKKVLQYIAAEGKAEIEKDYGAVSTVSSGTILRKVIELEQQGAAGFFGEPSFDPHDLLRTDANGNAFINVIRLTDIQDRPKLFSTFMLSLLAEVYSSFPEIGDADKPKLVLFIDEAHLIFSDASKQLLDQLETTIKLIRSKGVGVIFCTQNPQDIPAVILSQLGLKIQHALRAFTAADRKTIKTAAENFPESAYYKTDELLTQLGIGEALVTALNEKGIPTMLTATMMCSPSSRMDILTDDEIKKLVQQSQLVRVYNQVLDRDSAFEMLSRRMKDATESGNGDVKTKASTEKAEKKKTTREEPGSFEKILKSPVVRSMGVAVAGLVTRSLLGSLGLKSKTRR from the coding sequence ATGGCAGATCAACAAAAGTTCGCTGAAGAACTGGATGCATCCTATCAGTTTTCCGGCGCCGCTATCACCTTGGGTGCAGGAATGATTGATGGCGCATGCATGACTAATCACCTGGTAAAAATTCCACTTAAAACAATTAACCGCCATGGGTTGATTGCCGGAGCTACGGGCACGGGTAAAACGAAATCGCTGCAGTTGCTGGCAGAAGGACTTTCGGCCAATGGTGTACCTACCCTGCTGATGGATATCAAAGGTGACCTGAGCGGAATCGCCATGGCGGGTTCACTGAATCCAAGGATTGAAGAGCGTTCGAAAAAAACCGGTGTCGCATGGAGTCCGGCCTCCTTTCCGGCGGAGTTGCTGAGTCTGACGGCACAGGAGGGTGTTCGGTTACGGGCCACCGCTTCTGAATTCGGACCGGTATTACTGGCGAAGATTTTAGACCTGAACGAAACACAACAAGGTGTACTGGCCATGATCTTCAAATATTGCGATGATAAAAAGCTACCGCTGCTTGACCTGGAAGACCTCAAAAAAGTGCTGCAATATATTGCCGCCGAAGGCAAAGCTGAAATTGAAAAAGATTACGGTGCTGTTTCCACCGTGTCGTCCGGCACCATCCTTCGGAAAGTGATTGAGCTGGAACAACAGGGCGCAGCGGGATTTTTTGGAGAACCTTCATTTGATCCGCACGATTTGCTGCGTACGGATGCCAATGGCAATGCTTTTATCAATGTGATCCGTTTAACGGATATACAGGATCGCCCGAAACTATTCTCCACTTTCATGTTATCGCTGCTTGCCGAAGTGTACAGCTCCTTTCCGGAAATCGGCGATGCGGATAAACCAAAGCTGGTTTTATTTATTGATGAAGCGCACCTGATTTTCAGTGATGCTTCCAAGCAATTACTCGATCAGCTGGAAACCACCATCAAACTCATTCGCTCAAAAGGTGTCGGTGTGATTTTTTGTACGCAAAATCCACAGGATATTCCGGCAGTGATTCTCAGCCAGCTTGGGTTGAAGATTCAGCATGCATTGCGCGCCTTCACCGCAGCCGACCGGAAGACGATTAAAACGGCGGCAGAGAACTTTCCCGAATCAGCTTATTACAAGACCGATGAGTTGCTTACACAACTGGGAATTGGTGAAGCATTGGTAACTGCTCTTAATGAAAAAGGAATACCCACGATGCTCACTGCCACGATGATGTGTTCGCCTTCATCAAGGATGGATATACTGACTGATGACGAAATTAAAAAACTGGTGCAGCAATCGCAGCTGGTGCGCGTGTACAACCAGGTGCTTGACCGCGACAGTGCATTTGAGATGCTTAGCAGGCGCATGAAGGATGCAACCGAATCCGGTAACGGCGATGTAAAGACAAAAGCATCAACGGAGAAAGCAGAAAAGAAAAAAACTACGCGCGAAGAGCCGGGCTCATTTGAGAAAATCCTGAAAAGCCCTGTGGTGAGATCGATGGGAGTTGCAGTGGCAGGCCTGGTAACACGCAGCCTGCTGGGGTCATTAGGGTTGAAGAGCAAAACGAGGAGATAA
- a CDS encoding 3'-5' exonuclease: MLDHLQPGHLLCLDIETVPGEASFHLLPDELKELYLRKSERLKSAGETMEEQYFQHAGIYAEFGKVICISVGLFIKEKETGEWAFRIKSMYGDDEKKVLLEFSALLQHYPPSKHFQFCGHNIREFDVPYLCRRMLIQGIPLPSMLDISGKKPYEVFMVDTMQLWRFGDYKHFTSLRLLAALFNIPSPKDDIEGKDVGRVYWTDKDLRRIVEYCQKDVVTVAQLILRFKGMPLIKPENIHVVDGAVS, from the coding sequence ATGTTAGATCATCTGCAACCGGGCCATCTGTTATGCCTGGATATTGAGACCGTTCCCGGTGAAGCGTCGTTTCACCTCTTGCCGGATGAATTGAAAGAGCTTTACCTCCGCAAATCAGAGCGGCTGAAATCGGCAGGCGAAACAATGGAAGAACAATACTTCCAGCATGCCGGTATTTACGCTGAATTTGGCAAGGTGATTTGCATTTCCGTCGGCTTATTTATCAAAGAAAAGGAAACCGGTGAATGGGCCTTCCGGATAAAATCCATGTATGGCGATGATGAAAAAAAAGTACTGCTTGAATTTTCAGCATTGCTGCAACACTATCCGCCGTCTAAACATTTTCAGTTTTGCGGACACAATATCCGTGAATTTGATGTACCGTACCTCTGCCGCCGGATGCTGATACAGGGCATACCATTGCCTTCCATGCTTGACATCTCCGGCAAAAAACCCTACGAAGTATTCATGGTTGACACCATGCAACTCTGGCGTTTCGGCGACTACAAACATTTCACATCCTTAAGATTACTTGCCGCACTGTTCAACATACCCTCGCCAAAAGATGATATAGAAGGAAAAGATGTGGGAAGGGTTTACTGGACAGATAAGGATTTGCGCCGGATTGTCGAGTATTGTCAGAAGGATGTGGTGACGGTGGCGCAGCTGATACTGCGTTTCAAAGGAATGCCCCTGATAAAGCCGGAAAACATCCACGTCGTTGACGGCGCTGTCAGCTAA
- a CDS encoding right-handed parallel beta-helix repeat-containing protein translates to MHHRCQLVKISAGFGWLMLLQLPVAWATSYYFSNAGNDNNSGISASDPWYSTGQLNNVLLQPGDSVLFLSGNIFRGQINISAGGNETTPVYIGTYGGSLPAVISGAETVTAWTAYATSIFQAVQVNLPAQLFASQKRMVIARFPNSGYLYQQAGLYHNGFIDTALTQAGHYWDSAGIHLRTTDRLYEYNTVSSFSGDSILFKAPSVGSVEKGYGYYLDNRFTELDTAGEWFYDTDNNILYCYSAGGIDPNTLSMEASVHEYGIRFENDAGYCIVENLQFEKQSRSAIFSNHMITNLTVKHCIMLSQGERGIALMNGAVNCLISDNTLRDISGAAIGASQVTNTLINRNAITAIGLLTGYGINTLQQGMGISVDDGNAVIIAENSIDSTGNSSINVNGLHTIIENNNCNHALLHFNNQGCIYSYGSNSDSVIIRHNIIENTGGSTEASPAVLISTAGIFLDEQTHHYLLENNTIAMADCYGIALYRGGTHHTLRKNTVFGSGKAQLYFEEINAGTNNSHTVYGNIFYALQEDADVVALKAYDESFTPAVFDSNYYFNPYNYYAVRKLPVSAMEPYGHFYTLEQWRQFYGDDDASKTTYFYRDRHIVADYLGDNLVGNGTFTNNTDGWSNSTPQNLLLLLDNSTPLDNGCMKLLSTSDQDISYGEAHCDGIASEPGAYYRFDLSCYALHDGNIGFIQKQSVSPYLPLDLIRFFPFLSGRRDYQCTFQYLSGDGSTSLYTHLPFQDSLTWLDNISIRKVSVVTEDPVKKSRLFVNHTASPQSFNLADSVFYDLDQQMFTGTITVPAFTSTILIFDSALITHDDGTVQAFASIPTLQIFPSITPAGSTVHIFIDVHASESAVLLLTDLHGRNIMQTPVSRSTSPVFFKLPDELSPGMYFITLQQPYSRLTGRIVVY, encoded by the coding sequence ATGCATCACAGGTGTCAGCTGGTAAAAATATCCGCAGGCTTTGGATGGCTGATGCTGCTGCAGTTGCCGGTTGCATGGGCCACCAGTTATTACTTCTCCAATGCAGGAAACGACAACAACAGCGGAATTTCAGCCAGCGATCCATGGTATTCCACCGGTCAGTTAAATAACGTGTTACTGCAGCCCGGCGACAGTGTTCTCTTTCTTTCCGGAAATATTTTCCGCGGTCAAATCAATATCTCCGCCGGCGGTAATGAAACCACACCCGTTTATATCGGAACGTATGGCGGAAGTTTGCCTGCCGTTATTTCCGGCGCTGAAACGGTGACTGCCTGGACTGCCTACGCAACCAGTATATTTCAAGCTGTTCAGGTTAATTTACCAGCACAACTTTTTGCCAGCCAAAAAAGGATGGTCATCGCGCGATTTCCCAACAGCGGTTACCTGTATCAGCAGGCCGGGCTGTACCACAACGGGTTCATTGATACGGCACTTACGCAGGCCGGCCACTATTGGGATAGTGCCGGCATTCACCTGCGCACTACCGACAGACTTTACGAATACAATACAGTCAGCAGTTTCTCCGGAGATTCCATCCTGTTCAAAGCACCATCCGTCGGATCTGTTGAAAAAGGCTATGGCTATTATCTCGATAATCGCTTCACTGAACTCGATACTGCAGGTGAATGGTTTTATGACACGGATAATAACATCCTTTACTGCTATTCTGCCGGTGGCATTGACCCGAACACATTGTCAATGGAAGCATCGGTGCATGAATATGGAATCCGTTTTGAAAATGATGCCGGTTACTGTATCGTGGAAAACCTGCAATTCGAAAAGCAGTCGCGATCCGCGATTTTTTCCAATCATATGATAACAAACCTGACGGTGAAACACTGCATCATGCTATCGCAGGGCGAACGCGGCATTGCACTGATGAACGGAGCCGTTAACTGCCTCATTTCCGACAATACGTTGCGCGATATCAGTGGTGCAGCCATTGGCGCCAGCCAGGTTACGAATACACTAATTAACAGGAATGCCATCACAGCCATCGGGCTGCTGACCGGCTATGGCATTAATACATTACAGCAGGGAATGGGCATTTCAGTTGACGATGGAAACGCTGTTATCATTGCTGAAAACAGTATCGACAGCACCGGAAACTCATCCATCAACGTGAACGGCCTGCACACCATCATCGAAAACAACAACTGCAATCATGCCCTGCTCCATTTCAACAACCAGGGATGTATCTACAGCTATGGCAGCAATTCCGACTCTGTTATTATCCGTCATAACATCATTGAAAATACCGGTGGCAGCACAGAGGCCAGCCCTGCGGTATTGATCAGCACGGCCGGCATTTTTCTTGATGAACAGACTCATCATTACCTGTTGGAAAACAATACGATTGCTATGGCTGACTGCTATGGCATCGCACTATACAGGGGAGGAACACATCATACGCTGAGAAAAAACACTGTGTTTGGAAGCGGTAAAGCACAACTCTATTTCGAAGAGATCAATGCAGGAACAAATAACAGCCATACCGTTTACGGCAATATATTTTACGCTTTACAGGAAGACGCCGATGTGGTTGCATTGAAAGCTTATGATGAATCTTTCACTCCTGCAGTATTTGACAGTAATTATTATTTCAATCCCTATAATTATTATGCCGTCAGAAAGCTTCCTGTTTCTGCGATGGAACCTTATGGTCACTTTTATACACTGGAACAGTGGCGCCAATTTTATGGGGATGATGACGCTTCAAAAACAACTTATTTCTATCGTGACAGGCATATCGTTGCTGATTATTTGGGAGACAACCTCGTGGGTAACGGAACATTCACCAACAATACAGATGGCTGGAGTAACAGCACACCGCAAAACCTGCTGCTGCTCCTCGACAATTCAACGCCGCTTGACAATGGCTGCATGAAACTGCTGTCGACATCAGATCAGGATATCAGCTACGGAGAAGCGCATTGCGATGGCATTGCCAGTGAACCAGGTGCTTATTACCGTTTTGATTTGAGTTGTTATGCATTGCATGATGGTAATATTGGCTTTATCCAGAAACAAAGTGTTTCGCCTTACCTTCCGCTCGACCTCATCCGTTTTTTTCCATTTCTTTCCGGCAGGCGTGATTATCAGTGCACCTTTCAATACCTGTCTGGCGACGGCAGTACCAGCCTGTACACCCATCTGCCTTTTCAGGATTCACTAACCTGGCTCGACAATATTTCAATACGGAAGGTGAGTGTCGTCACAGAAGATCCGGTTAAGAAGTCAAGATTGTTTGTTAATCATACAGCCTCACCACAGTCATTCAACCTGGCAGATTCTGTTTTCTATGACCTCGATCAGCAGATGTTTACCGGAACCATTACCGTACCCGCCTTTACGTCAACGATCCTCATATTTGACAGTGCCCTCATTACGCATGATGACGGCACTGTTCAGGCTTTCGCCTCAATACCCACGCTGCAGATATTTCCTTCCATTACGCCAGCAGGAAGCACCGTCCATATTTTTATCGATGTACATGCCAGCGAATCAGCTGTGCTGCTGCTCACCGATCTGCATGGACGCAACATAATGCAGACTCCGGTTTCTCGGTCAACATCGCCTGTCTTCTTCAAGCTTCCTGACGAGCTATCACCGGGCATGTATTTCATTACATTGCAGCAGCCATATTCCCGTTTAACGGGAAGGATTGTGGTGTATTAA
- the purE gene encoding 5-(carboxyamino)imidazole ribonucleotide mutase gives MTNSNQRSVAIIMGSDSDLHVMKDAAAVLEEFNVQYQLTIVSAHRTPDRLISFARSAAGQGIKVIIAGAGGAAHLPGMVAAVTHLPVIGVPVQSKAMNGIDSLYSIVQMPQGVPVATVAINGAFNAGLLALQILALTDGGILAEKLLAYKNKLKSSVEDKAQELEQAGYKEYLKEHE, from the coding sequence ATGACAAATTCCAATCAACGCAGTGTTGCCATTATCATGGGTTCCGACAGCGACCTTCACGTGATGAAGGATGCCGCAGCCGTGTTAGAAGAGTTCAATGTACAATACCAATTGACGATCGTGTCGGCACATCGTACACCAGACCGTCTGATCAGTTTTGCCAGGTCGGCGGCAGGACAAGGAATCAAGGTAATCATTGCCGGTGCCGGTGGTGCTGCACATTTGCCCGGTATGGTAGCTGCTGTTACGCACCTTCCTGTCATTGGTGTGCCGGTGCAGTCGAAGGCAATGAATGGAATAGACTCACTCTATTCCATCGTGCAAATGCCACAAGGTGTGCCCGTGGCCACGGTAGCCATCAATGGTGCATTCAATGCAGGGTTGCTTGCCTTGCAGATTCTTGCACTCACCGATGGAGGAATACTGGCTGAAAAACTGCTTGCATATAAAAACAAACTGAAGAGCAGCGTGGAAGATAAAGCGCAGGAACTGGAACAGGCAGGATATAAGGAATACCTGAAAGAGCATGAATGA